Genomic segment of Primulina tabacum isolate GXHZ01 chromosome 11, ASM2559414v2, whole genome shotgun sequence:
TCTACTCCTCTCTTCGCTGATTTCCCTTTCGCATTCAATCAAAGTCTTTGCTGTGAAATGGCAGTCTGTAAGAAATAAACTCGAAGAGCTTTTGTCCAACCTCACCGCCATTGAAAATTGTGAATCCAGCGAGAACTTGTCACTCCGTGTTACTGTTGAGTCAATTCTAGCAACCCTCGAGGACTGTGACGAGCTTTTAAAGCGGTGTTTGGAGCTTTCTTACAGCGGGAAGCTTCTCATGCAAAGCGATCTTGATATTCTTTCCTCGAGATTGGATGCTCATGTGAAGAGTCTATCTGACATTTATGCTGTGGGATTGCTTAGGCAGAGCTATGCGTTGGTTGTGTCGAGGCCAGTTAGTGTCTCCGCTTCAAGGGATGATATAAAGTTTTATATCACCGATTTACTCTCACGGCTCAAAATTGGGAGCAGGGAAATGAAGAAACAAGCCCTCGTTGAGTTCAATGAAATTATTCTAGAAGATGAGAGATGTGTAAAGATAGCGTTGGAGCTTGATGGTTTTACAAGTTTTCTTGTGAATCTTCTTGATTTCCAAGACTGGGAAATCCAAGAAGAGGCTGCTAAAGCTGTGTCCTTGATATCAGGGTTTGAGTGTCATAAAGGTGTGTTAATTGTCGCAGGGATAGTTGCTCCATTAATCAGAGTTCTTGTCTCCGGGAGTGAACTGAGTAAAGAACTTGCAGCAAGGTGTTTGATGAAGGTGACAGAGTATTCGGATAATGCATGGTCTGTTTCTGCGCATGGTGGAGTAACTGCTCTGTTAAAGATCTGCGGTAATAATTCAGGAGGTGGAAACGAATTGGTTGGTTTGGCATGTGGGGTGTTGAAAAATCTCGTCGGGGTTGAAGAAATTAAGAGGTTTATGATTGAGGAAGGGGCGGTTTCTGTTTTTGTCAGGTTAGCTAAGTGTAAAAATGAGGTGATACAGATGcgttctcttgatttattgcAGACTATGGTCAATGGAGATGAATCTACTCGGAAGTTGATTATTCAAGAAGGCGGAATTCGTACATTCGTGTGCATATTGGATCCCAAATCATCGTATTTAACAAAAACAAGAGAGGTGGCATTTAGAGGGGTTgtgaacatatatttttcatCTGAGAATTCATTGAGTTTGTTAATAAATTATGGTTTTGTGGATCATATTCTTTACTTTCTTCGATATGGGGAGATTTCGGTGAAAGAATTTGCCTTAAAGGCAGCATTTTGGCTGTGCGGGACATCAGAGGAAGCCAGGAAAGTAATGGGAGATGCAGGGTTCATGCCAGTTCTTGTTAAATTTCTAGATTCAAAATCATACGAAATTCGTGAAATGGCAGCCGAGACACTGTCTAACATAGTAACTCTGCCTCAAAACCGGAAGAAATTCGTGCAGAATGATCAGAATGTTGGGAAACTGCTGCAAATGCTTGATCCTGGGGAGGACAATTCAGGTAACAAGGAGCTGCTGCTTTCAATATTGATGCTGTTAACAAGTAGCAATACTGCAAGAAAAAAGATTCTCGATTCAGGTTACTCAAAGAACATTGAAAAGCTTGCTGAAGCGGAAGTATCAGATGCCAAAAAGATTGTAAGAAAATTGACTAGTAATAGATTCCGCAGCATCTTAAGTGGAATCTGGCATTCTTGAATCTTATCCTCCCCAACCCCAATGTTTCATCATGTTTCGATGGATTTTTGTTCTGTAAATCTGAGCAACTTCTTTTAAAGCAATCGGCTTTGTCTAATAATCTCAGCATTTAGAACATTACCAAAGGACCATCGATTATCTTCGACAATTTTTGACCTTGTAACCATTAGTAGTCGATAAAATCACAGCAGATGGTCGATGTACATATCACCAATTTTGTTTACAGAATTTGGGTAAAATCTATTTAATGTGGGGTGCTGTTTGGAGCCCATTTGCACATGGGGATGGATGGCGTGAAATAGAGATGGGCATGTGAGACGTAGACATCAATATTTGGACGGATTTACGTGCATACAAAAGAAGAGTCTGATAGCTGATCTAACGTCTATCCTTAATTTGCTCGTCTTTTCTCTCTGTCATGCAATTTTGTGTTTTCCTGCCCCTTTTTGGCCTCATCTGCTAATTGCTCactcaaaattaattatttattctgTTCATGGAATGGAATTGAAGAtgcaaaatatattttcttgggCTGAAATGGGAAATGAGTTAAAAGGATTGTTGAAGAATGAGAATTTTTGTAGAGATAATTAGGTGTATGTTGCTATTAACATTTGGAAAATAGAATGTAAATcttgaaagaaataaaaaaatgtgtGGAAGAAGAGGAGTATTCTTGGTTAATTCATCCTGCTAGATTTGTGGAGATAAGTGAGCAAATAATCGGTAAGACTTCGAATTAAATGATGGGAATAATGCAATATGGACCACGGGTTCCCATCTCTTTAGTTCAGTGACAGCACACTCAATCATACAGTAGGGGAATGTCTAAGAAGAAGACTCGCATTAGATAATAAAATTCACGATGTAGCTT
This window contains:
- the LOC142518848 gene encoding uncharacterized protein LOC142518848, translating into MGGGSNSTLAQLTARKPRLQHAILLLSSLISLSHSIKVFAVKWQSVRNKLEELLSNLTAIENCESSENLSLRVTVESILATLEDCDELLKRCLELSYSGKLLMQSDLDILSSRLDAHVKSLSDIYAVGLLRQSYALVVSRPVSVSASRDDIKFYITDLLSRLKIGSREMKKQALVEFNEIILEDERCVKIALELDGFTSFLVNLLDFQDWEIQEEAAKAVSLISGFECHKGVLIVAGIVAPLIRVLVSGSELSKELAARCLMKVTEYSDNAWSVSAHGGVTALLKICGNNSGGGNELVGLACGVLKNLVGVEEIKRFMIEEGAVSVFVRLAKCKNEVIQMRSLDLLQTMVNGDESTRKLIIQEGGIRTFVCILDPKSSYLTKTREVAFRGVVNIYFSSENSLSLLINYGFVDHILYFLRYGEISVKEFALKAAFWLCGTSEEARKVMGDAGFMPVLVKFLDSKSYEIREMAAETLSNIVTLPQNRKKFVQNDQNVGKLLQMLDPGEDNSGNKELLLSILMLLTSSNTARKKILDSGYSKNIEKLAEAEVSDAKKIVRKLTSNRFRSILSGIWHS